The Nitrospiraceae bacterium genome window below encodes:
- a CDS encoding WYL domain-containing transcriptional regulator, which yields MPRNDQAVRLLVILKHLEASRMGLTLEQLGELLAPGATRHPRTLRRDLAALEEAGYPLVTNRVNGQTTWRLMEGVRNAPGLRFSPTELMALTFTRRLITPLEGTELHTSLQSALGKAAAALPTHGVALVQQLDGTFTVGLGPHKRYRQHRETIDRLTRAITDKTAIQMRYDSASRGRTTRRAVDPYRLWYAAGGLYLIGYCHLRREPRMFAVERIKSVTLTDNPYQVPLHFDFDAFVQDALTVMRGPRIDVQLEFDRATAAWVKDRVWHGTQVMTRLKGGGLRMSLSVADSRELIGWILSFGSGVRVMKPDALRQVVVEEAKKIADQ from the coding sequence ATGCCGCGCAACGATCAGGCCGTGCGCCTGTTGGTGATCCTGAAGCATCTCGAGGCGTCTCGGATGGGGTTGACGTTGGAGCAACTGGGCGAGCTGCTCGCGCCCGGCGCGACCCGCCATCCTAGGACGCTCCGCCGCGATCTTGCGGCGCTCGAAGAGGCCGGCTATCCGCTCGTGACCAACCGCGTCAACGGGCAGACCACCTGGCGTCTGATGGAAGGGGTGCGCAACGCGCCGGGCCTGCGCTTTTCTCCGACCGAGTTGATGGCCCTGACCTTCACGCGCCGGCTGATCACCCCGCTCGAGGGGACCGAATTGCACACGTCGCTCCAGTCCGCCTTGGGCAAGGCGGCGGCGGCGCTCCCGACCCATGGGGTCGCGCTGGTCCAACAGCTCGACGGCACCTTCACGGTCGGCCTCGGTCCGCACAAGCGCTATCGGCAGCATCGCGAGACGATCGACCGGCTCACGCGCGCCATCACCGACAAGACGGCGATCCAGATGCGCTACGACTCCGCCTCGCGCGGCCGGACGACCAGGCGCGCGGTCGATCCCTACCGGCTGTGGTATGCGGCGGGTGGGCTGTACCTGATCGGCTATTGCCACCTGCGGCGGGAGCCGCGCATGTTCGCGGTGGAGCGGATCAAGTCCGTCACGCTCACCGACAATCCCTATCAAGTGCCGCTGCATTTCGACTTCGACGCCTTCGTGCAGGACGCCCTGACCGTGATGCGGGGGCCGCGCATCGACGTGCAGTTGGAGTTCGACCGCGCCACCGCCGCCTGGGTAAAGGATCGGGTCTGGCACGGCACGCAGGTCATGACCAGGCTCAAGGGCGGCGGTCTCCGCATGAGCCTCTCGGTGGCCGACAGCCGCGAATTGATCGGCTGGATCTTGAGCTTCGGAAGCGGCGTCCGAGTCATGAAGCCGGACGCGTTGCGGCAAGTCGTCGTGGAAGAGGCCAAGAAAATCGCCGACCAGTGA
- a CDS encoding type II toxin-antitoxin system Phd/YefM family antitoxin, giving the protein MVKKLSLTRARRDFSELLGRVHSKKDTVIVEQDGKPVVAMIDFERYQSLTSKRERLFRVVDRLWDKNRGKSARQAARDASEAVAEIKTIIRKSRRRSA; this is encoded by the coding sequence ATGGTAAAGAAACTGAGCCTTACACGCGCCCGGCGCGACTTTTCAGAGTTGCTCGGCCGCGTTCACAGCAAGAAAGACACGGTCATTGTCGAACAAGATGGCAAGCCGGTCGTTGCCATGATTGACTTCGAGCGCTACCAATCGCTGACTTCAAAGCGCGAGCGCCTCTTCCGCGTCGTCGATCGCCTGTGGGACAAGAATCGCGGGAAGTCTGCGCGGCAGGCGGCACGCGATGCATCGGAAGCAGTGGCGGAGATCAAGACCATCATCAGAAAATCCCGGCGTCGGAGTGCCTAG
- a CDS encoding putative toxin-antitoxin system toxin component, PIN family: MPRAVLDTNTLISALITPKGTPARIVQAWRDGRFDLVTSPPLLSEFRSAISRPKIRTRYNLSTTDIREILKLLTGATILVGTGTLPPVTLRDPDDLPVLSCAIEGKADYIVTGDNDLLVLERYQKILIVRPSAFLRLIPTA; the protein is encoded by the coding sequence GTGCCTAGAGCGGTCCTCGACACCAACACCCTGATCAGCGCCCTCATCACTCCGAAGGGCACCCCCGCACGCATCGTGCAAGCCTGGAGAGATGGTCGATTCGATCTGGTCACCAGCCCGCCGTTGCTTTCAGAGTTTCGAAGCGCGATCTCTCGCCCCAAGATTCGGACCCGATACAACCTCTCGACGACAGACATCCGCGAGATCTTAAAGCTCCTCACGGGAGCCACGATTCTCGTCGGAACGGGCACGTTACCCCCAGTCACCCTGCGCGATCCCGACGACCTTCCCGTGTTGAGCTGCGCGATCGAGGGCAAGGCGGACTATATCGTCACGGGAGACAATGACCTGCTTGTCCTTGAGCGGTACCAGAAGATCTTGATCGTCCGCCCCTCGGCCTTTCTCCGACTCATCCCCACGGCCTGA
- a CDS encoding DNA polymerase III subunit alpha, whose translation MSSQFVHLHLHTQYSLLDGANQIEPLVKRVKEFGQPAVAMTDHGNMFGAVEFYRKAKDAGVKAIIGCEAYMAPGSRLAKDSGLAHNDYYHLILLAQNLKGYQNLVKLVSKAYLEGFYYKPRMDKEILQQHSEGLIALSGCLSGEVAYLIGQKDLEGATKVAGEYREIFGKDNYYLELQANGLEHQRIANEGLLEIHKKLDIPLAGTNDCHYLKKEDSRPHDLMLCLQTGKTINDPNRMKFDTDQLYVKSTEEILREFKELPTAVSNTVKIAEACTLELALNKTYLPQFKVPEGFTRETYVEQLAKDGLAARLKERPSAIPEQVYQLRLKEELAVICSMGFAGYFLIVWDIIKFARSRGIPVGPGRGSAAGSLVAYALRITDLDPLVYSLLFERFLNPERVSLPDIDMDFCMDRRDEVINYVIHKYGEDHVAQIITFGTMKAKAAIRDVGRVLEMPYAEVDRIAKLVPDDLKITLDKALEQEPRLKELVDKDPKVQELMSVAQSLEGLARHASTHAAGVVISDQPLTEHVPLYKGPKDEIVTQYSMGDVEKIGLVKFDFLGLKTLTMIHRAENLVNEGRPDQPPLHVDQLAFDDAATFALLSSGKTTGVFQLESSGMRDLLMGLKPDRFEDIIAIIALYRPGPMDLIPDFIKRKQGKIPITYETPELEPILKDTYGVIVYQEQVMAIANKVAGFSLGQADILRRAMGKKKPEEMEKLRVQFLEGAKGKKIQEKKADKLYELIQKFAGYGFNKSHAAAYAVVCYQTAYLKAHYPTEFMAALMTSDMGNADKIVGYFTECRGLGIPVLPPDVNQSQKYFAVVDGGIRFGLAAIKNVGEGAVESIIEIRNETGPFRSFFDFCRRADMHKVNKRMMEGLIKAGAFDSMGGRRSQFIAVLDQAMEEGATIQKERAMGQTSIFGDELPGTTQTLDEPKLPDVPEWSQGDMLKYERELTGFYISAHPLARYEAAIRLFATTTTEQVGNVQDGREVKLCGIITAVKSMLTKKGDRMAYITLEDLHGMVEVIAFPDLYRESADLIVPERVVRLTGTVDRGEKGTKLRGSKIEPLAELQNKNISKVTIRLADSPGMSTRLPILRQVFQKYPGSSSVSLVFVVSPTLEAQTAPLPDVKITPSEHFMADIEEVLGKGTITLVS comes from the coding sequence ATGTCATCCCAATTCGTCCACCTCCATCTGCATACCCAGTACAGCCTCCTCGACGGTGCAAACCAGATCGAGCCGCTCGTGAAGCGCGTCAAGGAATTCGGCCAACCGGCCGTGGCCATGACCGACCACGGCAACATGTTCGGGGCGGTTGAGTTCTACCGGAAGGCGAAGGATGCGGGGGTCAAGGCCATCATCGGCTGCGAAGCCTACATGGCCCCAGGCAGCCGCTTGGCCAAGGACAGCGGGCTCGCCCACAACGACTACTACCATCTGATTCTGCTGGCGCAAAACCTCAAGGGATACCAGAACCTCGTCAAGCTGGTGAGCAAAGCATATCTTGAAGGGTTCTACTATAAGCCGCGGATGGACAAAGAGATTCTTCAGCAGCATAGCGAGGGATTGATCGCCCTCTCCGGCTGCTTGAGCGGCGAGGTCGCGTACCTCATCGGACAAAAAGACCTGGAGGGCGCCACCAAGGTCGCGGGCGAGTATCGCGAGATCTTCGGGAAGGACAATTACTACCTCGAACTCCAGGCCAACGGGCTCGAGCACCAGCGCATCGCGAACGAAGGGCTGCTCGAGATCCATAAGAAGCTCGATATCCCCCTGGCCGGGACGAACGACTGCCACTATCTCAAGAAGGAAGACTCCCGCCCGCACGACCTGATGCTCTGCCTCCAAACCGGCAAGACCATCAACGATCCGAACCGGATGAAGTTCGACACGGATCAGCTCTACGTCAAATCGACGGAGGAGATCCTGCGCGAGTTCAAGGAACTGCCGACGGCGGTCTCGAACACGGTGAAGATCGCCGAGGCCTGCACGCTCGAGCTGGCGCTGAACAAGACCTACTTGCCGCAATTCAAGGTGCCGGAAGGCTTCACCCGCGAAACGTATGTGGAGCAGTTGGCCAAGGATGGCCTCGCGGCGCGCCTAAAGGAACGGCCGAGCGCGATTCCCGAGCAGGTCTACCAGTTGCGGTTGAAAGAAGAGCTGGCGGTGATCTGCTCGATGGGCTTCGCCGGGTACTTCCTGATCGTGTGGGACATCATCAAGTTCGCCCGCTCGCGCGGCATCCCTGTCGGACCTGGACGCGGATCGGCGGCGGGCAGCCTGGTCGCCTACGCCCTGCGCATCACGGACTTGGACCCCCTGGTCTACTCGCTCCTCTTCGAACGGTTCCTCAATCCCGAGCGCGTGTCCCTGCCGGATATCGACATGGACTTCTGCATGGATCGCCGGGATGAGGTGATCAACTATGTGATCCACAAGTACGGCGAGGACCACGTCGCGCAGATCATCACGTTCGGGACGATGAAGGCGAAGGCGGCGATCCGCGACGTGGGCCGCGTGCTCGAAATGCCCTACGCCGAGGTGGACCGCATCGCGAAGCTCGTGCCCGACGACCTCAAGATCACGCTCGACAAGGCGCTCGAGCAGGAACCGCGGCTCAAGGAATTGGTCGACAAGGACCCGAAGGTCCAGGAGCTCATGTCGGTAGCGCAGTCGCTCGAAGGGCTCGCGCGCCACGCCTCGACCCACGCGGCCGGCGTCGTGATCTCCGACCAACCGCTGACCGAGCACGTCCCGCTCTACAAGGGTCCCAAGGACGAAATCGTCACGCAATATTCGATGGGCGACGTCGAGAAGATCGGGCTGGTGAAGTTCGACTTCTTGGGCTTGAAGACGCTCACGATGATTCACCGCGCCGAGAATCTCGTCAATGAAGGGCGCCCGGATCAGCCGCCGCTGCACGTGGACCAACTGGCGTTCGACGATGCCGCCACGTTCGCCCTGCTCTCTTCGGGCAAGACCACCGGTGTGTTCCAGCTGGAAAGCTCCGGCATGCGCGACCTGTTGATGGGGCTGAAGCCGGACCGCTTCGAAGACATCATCGCCATCATCGCGCTCTATCGCCCCGGTCCGATGGACCTGATCCCGGACTTCATCAAGCGCAAGCAGGGCAAGATCCCGATCACCTACGAGACGCCCGAGCTCGAACCGATCCTGAAGGACACGTACGGCGTCATCGTGTACCAGGAGCAGGTCATGGCCATCGCCAACAAGGTGGCCGGGTTCTCGCTCGGACAAGCCGACATTCTCCGCCGCGCGATGGGAAAGAAGAAGCCCGAGGAGATGGAAAAGCTCCGCGTGCAGTTCCTGGAAGGCGCGAAGGGGAAGAAGATCCAGGAAAAGAAAGCGGACAAGCTTTACGAGCTGATCCAAAAGTTCGCCGGCTACGGGTTCAACAAGTCGCACGCGGCGGCCTACGCGGTGGTCTGCTACCAGACGGCCTATCTCAAGGCGCACTACCCGACCGAATTCATGGCCGCGCTCATGACCAGCGACATGGGCAACGCCGACAAGATCGTGGGCTACTTCACCGAATGCCGCGGGCTCGGCATCCCGGTGTTGCCGCCCGACGTGAACCAGAGCCAGAAATACTTCGCGGTCGTGGACGGCGGCATCCGGTTCGGCCTCGCGGCGATCAAGAACGTGGGCGAAGGCGCGGTCGAATCCATCATCGAGATCCGGAACGAGACCGGCCCCTTCCGCTCGTTCTTCGATTTTTGCCGGCGCGCCGACATGCACAAGGTCAACAAGCGGATGATGGAAGGGCTGATCAAGGCCGGCGCGTTCGATTCGATGGGCGGCCGCCGTTCCCAATTCATCGCGGTACTCGACCAGGCGATGGAAGAAGGCGCGACGATTCAAAAAGAGCGGGCGATGGGGCAAACGAGCATCTTCGGCGACGAACTGCCGGGGACGACCCAGACCTTGGACGAGCCGAAACTGCCCGACGTGCCCGAGTGGAGCCAGGGCGACATGCTCAAGTACGAGCGGGAGCTGACGGGCTTCTACATCAGCGCCCACCCGCTCGCGCGCTATGAAGCCGCCATCCGTCTCTTCGCCACCACGACGACCGAACAGGTGGGGAACGTTCAGGACGGCCGGGAGGTGAAGCTCTGCGGAATCATCACGGCGGTGAAGAGCATGCTGACCAAAAAGGGCGACCGCATGGCCTACATCACGCTGGAGGATTTACACGGGATGGTAGAAGTGATAGCCTTCCCCGACCTCTATCGGGAAAGCGCCGATCTGATCGTCCCCGAGCGAGTCGTGCGGCTCACGGGCACCGTGGATCGAGGCGAAAAGGGCACCAAGCTGCGCGGCAGCAAGATCGAACCCTTGGCCGAACTACAGAACAAGAACATCTCCAAAGTCACCATCCGCCTGGCCGACAGCCCGGGCATGTCGACCCGATTGCCCATCCTGCGCCAGGTGTTCCAAAAATATCCGGGCTCCTCGAGCGTCTCCTTGGTCTTTGTGGTGAGTCCGACCCTGGAAGCCCAGACGGCTCCGCTCCCGGACGTGAAGATTACCCCCAGCGAACACTTCATGGCAGATATTGAGGAAGTGCTAGGCAAGGGCACTATTACTTTGGTATCCTGA
- a CDS encoding acetyl-CoA carboxylase carboxyltransferase subunit alpha, translated as MRDYLDFEKPIRELEEKIEKLASAESPKAGTQEEIRKLRGKLAQVEHELYSSLTPWQRTQLARHPQRPTTLDYIGELCRDFMELHGDRGFGDDRAIVGGFARFNDRSVMIIGHQKGKTLKERMQRNFGMPNPEGYRKALRLMRLAEKFNRPIVTFIDTPGAYPGIGAEERGQAEAIARNLLVMSRLSVPIISIVIGEGGSGGALALGVSDRILMLEHSVYSVISPEGCAAILYDDPAKVPDAAASLKMTAQDLVGLGIVDEVIPEPLGGAHREPRSVADRVAKALTNQLYPLCDLSTDQLLNQRDQKFRRMGVVGGLVPAAS; from the coding sequence ATGAGAGACTATCTCGATTTCGAAAAACCGATCCGCGAACTCGAAGAGAAAATCGAGAAGCTGGCTTCCGCCGAATCGCCGAAGGCCGGCACCCAGGAAGAAATTCGCAAGCTGCGCGGGAAACTGGCGCAGGTCGAACACGAACTGTACAGCAGCCTCACGCCCTGGCAACGCACGCAGTTGGCCCGCCATCCCCAACGGCCGACCACGCTGGACTACATCGGCGAACTCTGCCGGGATTTCATGGAATTGCACGGGGACCGCGGGTTCGGCGACGACCGCGCCATCGTGGGCGGCTTTGCCCGCTTCAATGACCGATCGGTCATGATCATCGGCCACCAAAAGGGCAAAACGCTCAAGGAGCGGATGCAGCGCAACTTCGGCATGCCCAATCCCGAAGGTTACCGCAAGGCGCTCCGTCTGATGCGGCTGGCGGAAAAGTTCAACCGTCCGATCGTCACCTTCATCGACACCCCGGGGGCCTACCCCGGCATCGGCGCCGAGGAGCGCGGCCAGGCCGAAGCGATCGCCCGCAATCTTCTGGTCATGTCCCGATTGTCCGTGCCCATCATTTCCATCGTGATCGGCGAAGGCGGCAGCGGCGGAGCCCTGGCCCTGGGCGTGAGTGACCGGATTCTGATGCTGGAACATTCCGTCTACTCCGTGATTTCCCCCGAAGGCTGCGCCGCGATTTTGTACGACGATCCCGCCAAGGTGCCCGATGCCGCAGCCTCGTTGAAGATGACGGCCCAGGATCTCGTCGGCCTTGGAATCGTCGATGAAGTCATCCCGGAACCGCTCGGCGGTGCGCACCGCGAACCCCGCTCCGTGGCGGACCGCGTCGCCAAGGCCCTGACGAATCAGCTCTATCCCCTCTGCGATCTATCTACCGACCAACTCCTGAACCAACGAGACCAAAAGTTCCGCAGGATGGGTGTCGTCGGCGGGTTGGTGCCTGCAGCGAGCTAG
- a CDS encoding porin, with the protein MSQRLMTAFLAGLLCLGTAGAGVARAQSAGGESNPAPGTHWTDDLLRPDDKGIHRFFPQDSFIRVRGWIDGGYTYNATSPRSHFNGPYNAVDRDIPQLNQLYLVFDKPLTATGSDWGIGGRIDVMYGYDYFLTQSNGVERHANGTQRWTEAGQHYGLAIPQAYAEIGNQKFSVKLGHFYTIIGYEGVPAINNFFYSKSFAYQFAGPFTHWGGLATWNLNERVTLQGGVVNGWDSLDRTKETASGLASIKYTAPENLWSLQLAMVTGNEPSAVATQFETRTRYSLIFTAHPAERWEYVFHHHYAYQDQGKLDGGTARWYGIDNYLYYQFAQQWRAGLRFEWMRDEAGTRVGGNPVRGNPNLGPFAGSFYSLSAGLNYRPHPNVLIRPEVRADWFDGQRAPYNDGLNKNQVLAAINANLQF; encoded by the coding sequence ATGTCTCAGCGACTCATGACAGCGTTTCTCGCGGGCCTGCTGTGCTTGGGCACTGCCGGGGCCGGTGTGGCCCGTGCGCAAAGCGCCGGGGGTGAAAGCAACCCAGCCCCGGGTACCCATTGGACCGACGACCTGCTGCGGCCCGACGACAAGGGCATCCACCGGTTCTTTCCGCAGGACAGCTTCATTCGTGTCCGCGGCTGGATCGACGGCGGCTACACGTACAACGCCACGAGTCCACGCAGCCATTTCAACGGACCGTACAATGCGGTCGACCGCGACATCCCGCAGCTCAACCAGCTGTACCTCGTGTTCGACAAGCCCCTGACCGCGACGGGCAGCGATTGGGGCATCGGCGGCCGGATCGACGTGATGTACGGCTACGACTACTTTCTGACGCAAAGCAACGGCGTCGAGCGCCACGCGAACGGCACGCAGCGGTGGACTGAAGCCGGCCAACATTATGGTCTGGCGATTCCGCAAGCCTATGCCGAGATCGGCAACCAAAAGTTTTCCGTGAAGCTCGGCCACTTCTACACGATCATCGGGTACGAGGGCGTGCCGGCCATCAACAACTTCTTTTATTCAAAGTCCTTCGCCTATCAATTCGCCGGCCCCTTCACCCACTGGGGCGGCTTGGCCACCTGGAACCTCAACGAACGAGTCACCCTGCAGGGTGGCGTCGTGAACGGGTGGGATTCGTTGGATCGGACGAAAGAGACGGCGAGCGGCTTGGCCAGCATCAAGTACACGGCGCCGGAAAATCTCTGGTCCCTCCAACTCGCCATGGTGACCGGCAACGAACCGAGCGCCGTCGCCACGCAATTCGAGACGAGAACGCGGTACAGCCTCATCTTCACCGCCCATCCGGCCGAGCGCTGGGAGTACGTCTTCCATCACCACTATGCCTATCAGGACCAAGGCAAGTTGGACGGAGGCACGGCGCGTTGGTACGGGATCGACAACTACCTGTACTACCAGTTCGCGCAGCAATGGCGGGCCGGCTTGCGGTTCGAATGGATGCGTGACGAAGCCGGGACCAGAGTCGGCGGGAATCCGGTTCGCGGCAACCCCAACCTGGGTCCCTTCGCCGGATCCTTCTATTCGCTCAGCGCGGGCCTCAACTACCGGCCTCACCCGAACGTGCTGATCCGGCCGGAAGTCCGAGCCGATTGGTTCGACGGGCAGCGGGCGCCCTACAACGACGGCCTGAACAAGAATCAGGTCTTGGCGGCGATCAACGCCAACTTGCAGTTCTAA
- the hrpB gene encoding ATP-dependent helicase HrpB has protein sequence MDRLPIEEVLPALRRSLAAGRNLLLTAEPGAGKTTRVPLAILNEPWLENRKIVMLEPRRLATRAAATFMARQLGEPVGRTIGYRIRHDTKISRATRIEVVTEGILTRLLQQDPSLETYGLVIFDEFHERSLQADLGLALAREAQRLFRPDLRLLVMSATLDCASVTQVLSDAETMTCPGRQFPVTTHLLERPVEGPIEAAVVRAITQALARDSGSLLVFLPGMAEIKRVERHLLESGTDQDIAITPLHGDLPQDAQDEAIRPAPTGRRKIVLATSIAETSLTIEGVRVVIDAGLMRVPRFDPRSGLTRLETSRVTLDAADQRRGRAGRTEPGSCYRLWTAAEQQAFLPHRVPEILEADLAPLALDLAEWGANDAGELSWLDPPPAGALAQARELLAQLGALDAEGRLTAHGRELAHVTVHPRLAHMMVKSVPLGWKPLACDVAAVLSERDLLQGGPGQRHSDLRLRLEALRGTRDHPAGATVNRAVAHRIQRAAEQWQRQLPAGPAAALAPDLMGPLLAFAYPDRIARRLPGPDRRYRLANGRGASFPTVDGLSEEPFLVIAHLDGSGDWARVQLAAPITATQLERYCTEQLRVVDVLEWDERTETVRARRQRRLGQLVLEDRGLPDPDPEQILAALLSGITRAGTSSLGWTPELRQWQARVQFLHRLDSTWPDVSDEALLKDLHRWLGPFLSGATSLAQVRRLDLAPALESLLTWPQRQELERMAPTHLTVPSGSHIRLDYEAGASPVLAVRLQEMFGCQETPRLAGGTVPVMVHLLSPAGRPVQVTKDLANFWRATYLDVKKELRGRYPKHHWPDDPLTAVPTSRAKRRQG, from the coding sequence ATGGACCGCTTACCAATAGAAGAGGTCTTGCCGGCGCTGCGCCGTTCCCTAGCGGCAGGCCGCAATCTCTTGCTCACCGCCGAGCCCGGCGCGGGCAAAACGACGCGCGTCCCCCTCGCGATCCTGAACGAGCCCTGGCTGGAGAATCGCAAGATCGTGATGCTGGAGCCTCGACGCTTGGCCACCCGCGCCGCGGCCACCTTCATGGCGCGGCAACTCGGCGAACCGGTCGGGCGCACGATCGGCTATCGCATTCGCCACGATACGAAGATCAGCCGGGCCACGCGGATTGAGGTGGTGACGGAAGGGATCCTCACGCGCCTGCTCCAGCAGGATCCGTCGCTGGAAACCTACGGTCTCGTCATCTTCGACGAATTTCACGAACGCAGCCTCCAGGCCGATCTGGGCCTGGCCTTGGCCCGCGAAGCCCAACGCCTGTTTCGCCCGGACCTTCGACTGCTCGTCATGTCCGCCACATTGGATTGCGCGTCGGTGACCCAGGTCTTGTCGGACGCCGAGACGATGACCTGCCCCGGGCGGCAATTCCCGGTGACCACTCATCTTCTCGAACGGCCGGTGGAAGGACCGATCGAAGCCGCGGTCGTCCGAGCGATCACGCAGGCGCTCGCGCGCGACTCCGGCAGTCTTCTGGTCTTTCTGCCCGGCATGGCGGAGATCAAGCGGGTGGAGCGGCACCTGCTGGAGTCCGGGACCGATCAGGACATCGCAATCACGCCGCTTCACGGGGATCTCCCCCAAGATGCTCAAGACGAAGCCATCCGCCCCGCTCCGACGGGACGCCGCAAGATCGTGCTCGCAACCTCGATCGCCGAAACCAGTCTCACGATCGAAGGCGTGCGCGTGGTGATCGACGCAGGCCTGATGCGCGTGCCACGCTTCGATCCCCGTAGCGGGCTCACCAGGCTCGAGACCTCGCGCGTCACCTTGGATGCGGCGGATCAACGACGCGGTCGCGCGGGCCGAACGGAACCCGGCTCCTGCTATCGCCTCTGGACGGCCGCCGAGCAACAGGCGTTCCTGCCGCACCGAGTCCCTGAAATTCTTGAAGCAGACTTGGCGCCGTTGGCCTTGGACCTGGCCGAATGGGGCGCCAACGATGCGGGCGAACTTTCGTGGCTCGACCCACCTCCTGCCGGCGCGTTGGCGCAGGCGCGCGAACTCCTCGCGCAATTGGGGGCGCTCGACGCGGAAGGCCGGCTCACGGCCCACGGTCGAGAACTGGCGCATGTGACGGTGCACCCACGCCTGGCCCACATGATGGTGAAGTCCGTTCCGCTCGGCTGGAAGCCGTTGGCCTGTGACGTGGCGGCGGTGCTCAGCGAGCGGGACCTCTTGCAGGGCGGACCGGGCCAGCGTCACAGCGATCTGAGGCTCCGACTCGAGGCGCTTCGCGGCACTCGCGATCATCCGGCAGGTGCGACCGTGAATCGGGCCGTGGCGCACCGAATCCAGCGGGCCGCGGAACAATGGCAGCGTCAATTGCCGGCTGGCCCTGCCGCCGCCCTCGCGCCGGACCTGATGGGCCCCCTGTTGGCCTTCGCCTATCCCGACCGCATCGCCCGGCGGTTGCCGGGTCCCGATCGTCGGTACCGCTTGGCCAACGGTCGAGGGGCGTCATTCCCCACGGTCGACGGCCTCTCCGAGGAACCGTTCCTGGTGATTGCCCATTTGGACGGCTCGGGCGATTGGGCCCGTGTGCAGCTTGCGGCTCCGATCACCGCAACTCAACTCGAACGCTACTGCACCGAGCAACTTCGTGTGGTCGATGTATTGGAGTGGGACGAGCGAACCGAAACCGTTCGCGCCAGGAGGCAGCGCCGGTTGGGGCAGCTCGTGCTGGAGGATCGCGGGCTCCCGGATCCGGACCCGGAACAGATTCTGGCGGCTCTCCTCTCGGGCATTACACGGGCCGGCACGAGTTCATTGGGCTGGACGCCGGAACTTCGTCAGTGGCAGGCGCGCGTCCAATTTCTCCATCGTCTCGATTCGACCTGGCCCGACGTGTCGGACGAGGCGCTGCTCAAGGATCTTCATCGCTGGCTCGGTCCCTTCCTGAGCGGTGCGACGAGTTTGGCGCAGGTGCGACGACTGGATTTGGCCCCGGCCCTCGAAAGCCTGCTGACCTGGCCGCAACGGCAAGAGTTGGAACGGATGGCGCCGACCCACCTGACCGTGCCGAGCGGCTCCCATATTCGGCTGGACTATGAAGCGGGCGCGTCGCCGGTGCTGGCGGTGCGGCTGCAGGAAATGTTCGGCTGTCAGGAGACACCGCGACTGGCCGGCGGCACGGTGCCGGTGATGGTACACCTGCTGTCGCCGGCGGGGCGACCGGTGCAGGTCACCAAGGACTTGGCTAACTTCTGGCGCGCGACGTACCTCGATGTGAAGAAAGAATTGCGCGGTCGGTATCCGAAACACCACTGGCCGGACGATCCCCTCACCGCTGTCCCGACGAGTCGCGCCAAGCGCAGACAAGGGTGA
- a CDS encoding CBS domain-containing protein: MKVVTNVEGNPAEGYRVVGDIVGTMTRRFKPDESALDVAIEMVTSHISGAPVVGRDYEFLGFINEGDIIRAVDRGTDLRTAQARDIMNSAFVAVKDDTSLTSVARLFEMGFQILPVVQNGKVTRSITRHDLLRAQLGLGPSVDET; encoded by the coding sequence ATGAAGGTCGTGACAAACGTGGAAGGCAATCCGGCTGAGGGGTATCGCGTGGTGGGCGACATCGTCGGAACGATGACCCGCCGATTCAAACCGGACGAAAGCGCGCTGGACGTCGCCATTGAAATGGTGACGAGCCACATCAGCGGCGCGCCGGTCGTCGGCCGAGACTATGAATTTCTTGGCTTCATCAATGAGGGCGACATCATCCGCGCAGTCGATCGGGGCACTGACCTCCGGACGGCGCAGGCCCGCGACATCATGAACTCCGCGTTCGTGGCGGTGAAGGATGATACCTCGCTCACCAGCGTGGCCCGGCTCTTCGAGATGGGCTTTCAGATCCTGCCGGTCGTGCAGAATGGGAAAGTGACGCGGAGCATCACGCGGCACGATTTGCTGCGGGCCCAGCTTGGTCTGGGGCCTTCGGTCGATGAGACCTAA